In the Acropora muricata isolate sample 2 chromosome 10, ASM3666990v1, whole genome shotgun sequence genome, one interval contains:
- the LOC136887818 gene encoding uncharacterized protein: MEGVVEEQKWQGKLITARKEDGDLNIEQCFWWLNEWRMCPTHTIAGMFEIYEQLLPTRLYAIHKTQASPNSDPTCRLCGTAPESMAHILSACPALAQTKYLARHDAVLKVLFFDIMEDLGLIEASPPWYSPTKPQPVYEGAYAQAYWDVPVFGEYQDLRANRIDARIVNHQEKKVITMEMSCPWVSNRQKKTSEKTMKYAPLRWELKQKYPGYEISQYNIIVDVLGGWSTDVEVAVKELVGRRHKDVLKKMQKACLSATLNIARTFKVATL; this comes from the coding sequence ATGGAGGGGGTAGTTGAGgaacaaaaatggcaaggaaaattGATAACAGCCAGAAAAGAAGACGGAGACCTTAACATCGAGCAATGCTTCTGGTGGCTCAATGAATGGCGAATGTGcccaacacacaccatcgcaGGTATGTTTGAAATTTATGAACAGCTCTTACCAACAAGACTGTACGCCATCCACAAGACCCAAGCAAGTCCTAATAGTGACCCTACCTGCAGGCTGTGCGGTACAGCACCAGAGAGCATGGCTCATATACTCTCTGCTTGTCCTGCGTTAGCCCAAACAAAGTACCTGGCAAGGCATGACGCAGTTCTGAAGGTCCTGTTTTTTGACATCATGGAAGACCTGGGACTTATTGAAGCGTCgccaccgtggtattcaccAACTAAGCCACAGCCGGTATATGAGGGAGCGTATGCACAGGCatactgggacgtcccagtctTCGGAGAGTACCAAGATCTCAGGGCCAACAGAATTGATGCGAGGATAGTAAACCACCAGGAGAAGAAGGTTATAACgatggagatgagctgcccctgggtgagcaatcgtcaaaagaaaacctcagaaaagacgatgaaatacgcgccactcagatgggagctgaaacagaagtaccccgggtacgagatttcacagtacaacatcattgtagacgtactcgggggctggtcgacagacgtggaggtagctgtgaaggagctagttgggaggcgtcacaaagatgtcctcaagaagatgcagaaggcaTGCTTATCCGCCACACTGAACATTGCGCGTACTTTTAAGGTTGCGACACTTTGA